Within the Streptosporangium album genome, the region CTCGTCACCGCCCTCCTGACCGCCGTCCCCCTCACGCTGCGCGACCGCCTGCCCGACCCGCTCGCGACGCACTGGAACGGGTCCGCCCCCGACCGTGCCATGTCCTTCGCCGGCAACCTCGCGTTCGGCCTGGCACTCTGGCTGGTGGTCTGGGCCTTCCTGCTCGGCGCCGCGCTCCGTGGCGCGACACGGCACACCCGGCTGTGGCGCGCCCACTGGTGGGCCTTCCTCTTCGGCTGGGCGGTGCTCGCCCTCGGCGTGATGGGCTCCACTCTCTACGCGAACCTCGATGTCGCCGACTGGCGGCAGGCCGCGCTGCCCGGCTGGCTGATCGCCGTCGTGGTCGGCGCCGCCGTCGCGGTCGGCGTGCTGGCGGGCTATCTCGGCAGGGGAGAGCCCGACCGGCCCCGCGACCACACGGAGACCCCGGCCATGCGGCTGCGGCCGGGACAGCGCGCGGTCTGGGTGGGCCACGTCTCCAATCCCTGGCTGGTCGGTGCCTCCACCGTGGCCCTGGTGGCCACCGTGGCCGTGGGCGGGCTCTACGCGGCGGGCGTGCTGGCCGGCCAATTGGCCTGGGGCATCCTCATCCCCCTGCTGGTGGTGACCCTGCTGGGATTCGCCACGAGTTCGGTTGGCGTCCGCGTCGACGGCGGCGGCCTGCGCGTCGGCTTCGGCCCGTTCGGCCGGCTCGCCTACCGCATCCCGATCGGCAGGATCGAGTCGGCCTGGGCGGAGGAGCGCCTCCCCACCCAGGTCGGGGGCTGGGGCCTGCGCGGTCTGCCCGGCACGGGACGGATGACGGTCATGCTGCGCGGCGGGGACCACCTGGTCATCCGGCGTAC harbors:
- a CDS encoding DUF1648 domain-containing protein, with translation MAARGRTVTVTVTVTVAVVWGALVTALLTAVPLTLRDRLPDPLATHWNGSAPDRAMSFAGNLAFGLALWLVVWAFLLGAALRGATRHTRLWRAHWWAFLFGWAVLALGVMGSTLYANLDVADWRQAALPGWLIAVVVGAAVAVGVLAGYLGRGEPDRPRDHTETPAMRLRPGQRAVWVGHVSNPWLVGASTVALVATVAVGGLYAAGVLAGQLAWGILIPLLVVTLLGFATSSVGVRVDGGGLRVGFGPFGRLAYRIPIGRIESAWAEERLPTQVGGWGLRGLPGTGRMTVMLRGGDHLVIRRTGGGEFAVSADDAERGAALLNAYVAERSGS